From the genome of Lineus longissimus chromosome 8, tnLinLong1.2, whole genome shotgun sequence, one region includes:
- the LOC135492037 gene encoding phosphatidylinositol 4-phosphate 3-kinase C2 domain-containing subunit alpha-like isoform X4: MELELLEDIPSSRSDQSSSADRSRVARKARTMHPTSRIAEQEQVRSTSVSPRPRPRSSDHARSVVGKSSNGTPVVPPRPPIAAPRKNIPPKVDTNIKTGVVTPSKDSSPCEMNLMAFSPTEKQAPSQHGLDDFDPVPRGRVSPGESGAASADLYAVMRRSATTDSESDYASITSFQDPVQGMANQLQRTTMAPQSTDSASFQKQPDHGSGSSHGIMINPVSGIASFNREKPPPAIPPRPKVDQGKFIVPTRPHGNQPAPVKSHTLPVQSYGARPKTGSLSADLDSSTAWKRSGMATSASSDFSDRQRHASDVEVATRPSENELMTFGYNHDRKISTSYFDPLLNPVLTEDELSHSLEFQGFRRKKAPNPFPELGRHLPPVQGFQAGSREMSGYDPNYEGLQLSGEYAMYQDDSSLDGAEEFNLEEIQDPFSISTLTLLAQQRDAAPPLPPKSKEVKKVPVKDDVEPDPATPLPPKSQPTVTPEKSIIGWNDVHNSLVPTFVADEEAQAFCDAMNCLKTTYSIKDQEKNAGIVLSPVLEHVEHPSMTIKLTVQARFAKDPVIFTCDINSEVHFVISHVLYMICDDTATSSADVKLENYILKVYARQEFLLSDSILGDYEYVQHCLKLDLEIKFTLLDTQKVKRPYERNPPDLHPMEAPRMSELSEYKKLVSRESLMILMDTFTKEIEKLLNQAMESEFKKIQTNALLGAVKAVCTILNTVETTEITLAVKRLQALSKEQGHDERPSSTYNDLIAATNKYDELNGAVQELCTAVINLIRTYCNLYNTDFVIRFPSHTSGEKEDASQLCDSVIIHVATAHHFDAEWPTKNSHKKGAKTGGKTTRYDHFRVSCGLFYGGRPLCKNVMTSQAVITTDSFQPRIVWDEWIQFPSMGVSMLPRETRLALTLVGFRTEKDGSSNEVPKQIKVNLGWAVLPMFDYKGHLTQGDQLLALWPNEGANPSGSTQCNILKPDAVLLQVSLPDFGHPVIFPDVKPTKASDLSDEKNAQSLKRPFEALHPYDQEQLLEILGKDCVTFATPAENEVLWEKRFYLHDRPEALPKVLLAAPNWNWSSLVDIYRLIDEWTPMKPTDALELLLPLYADEHVRNVAISWIKKMCADEICDYLPQLLQALKYELYHQSPLSQFLLEMAMTNVRIAHQLYWLFKEASLDVRCCWRFHLMKTALMSMVGNGFKEEIEREEHLTKGLTTAAICVKAAKDAKDRDMTLLRELGLLFEEFEDQSIGLPLDPSLVITGIELKSCSYFTSNAFPLKLVFKHDEPRADPHCVMFKVGDDLRQDMLTMQLINIMDKMWLKSGLDLKIITFRCLSTGERKGLVELVSESQTLRQIQDPYGVTGSFKDRPLAEWLKKYNPTELDYRKAVVNFTRSCAGYCVATYILGICDRHNDNIMLKQTGHMFHIDFGKFLGDAQRFGNIKRDRVPFVFTSDMAYVINGGDKVTDNFQEFVDLCCEAFNVLRKNGAFLITLLRLMSASGIPGINHNAAMYVQRVLLPDCSDTEAIAAFTRMIQGSLKSVSTQFNFFLHAMAQKRFSGHREGMLLSFIPKTYSVTTDGRITNVVIEGYQKRYSPEKFYIYIIRVDREDEKVPNFIMRKYPEFLEFHKRLVEMFPMVKLPSLPGKGRRSSRRIMIGRSNVKAVADKRKSELEIFLRELLALAPEISECDLIYTFFHPMLRDEQEVNKSQGKVRDPSPTRILRRPHAIQGQLKLSLVHKEGGLHVMIMHAKDLASEESELPDPYVKMYLLPDSAKQTKRKTEIARRSNHPTFNEMFVYRVPLDIIKRKHLQLTVWNYDMLKENEFMGALYLDLSTIDLGKETVAWHKLGLYQMP; encoded by the exons ATGGAGCTAGAACTTCTGGAAGATATTCCCAGTTCGAGGTCTGATCAGTCAAGTTCAGCAGACAGGTCACGTGTGGCCAGAAAAGCAAGAACTATGCATCCAACAAGTCGAATTGCTGAACAGGAACAAGTGAGGTCAACATCTGTCTCACCAAGACCAAGACCCAGGTCATCCGATCATGCAAGGTCGGTAGTTGGCAAGTCATCAAATGGAACTCCTGTGGTCCCTCCAAGGCCCCCAATAGCTGCACCTCGCAAAAACATCCCACCAAAAGTTgacacaaatatcaaaactgGTGTCGTTACACCTTCAAAAGATAGCTCTCCCTGTGAAATGAATTTGATGGCGTTTTCACCAACCGAAAAACAAGCTCCGTCTCAACATGGCTTAGATGATTTTGATCCTGTGCCAAGGGGGCGTGTCAGCCCAGGTGAGAGTGGGGCTGCAAGTGCAGACTTGTATGCTGTTATGAGACGTTCAGCAACAACTGATTCAGAATCTGATTATGCATCTATCACCAGTTTTCAGGATCCTGTGCAAGGCATGGCTAATCAACTTCAAAGAACAACAATGGCACCCCAATCCACAGATTCAGCTAGTTTTCAGAAACAACCAGATCATGGAAGTGGGAGTTCTCATGGAATAATGATCAACCCAGTGTCGGGCATTGCTTCTTTCAATAGGGAAAAACCACCTCCTGCAATACCACCTAGACCCAAGGTTGATCAAGGCAAATTTATCGTACCAACGCGTCCCCATGGAAACCAACCTGCTCCTGTAAAATCTCATACCCTTCCTGTTCAATCATACGGTGCTCGACCGAAAACCGGTAGTCTCTCGGCGGATTTGGATTCCTCCACCGCGTGGAAACGGTCTGGCATGGCCACAAGTGCATCTTCTGACTTTTCTGATAGACAGCGTCATGCTTCTGATGTCGAAGTTGCAACAAGGCCATCAGAAAATGAGTTGATGACATTCGGTTACAATCATGATCGTAAAATCAGCACCTCGTATTTTGATCCGTTATTGAATCCTGTGCTCACGGAAGATGAGCTGTCACATTCACTAGAGTTTCAGGGTTTTCGTCGTAAGAAGGCTCCGAATCCATTTCCCGAATTAGGGAGACATTTGCCACCTGTACAGGGATTCCAGGCAGGAAGCAGAGAAATGTCTGGGTATGATCCAAACTACGAAGGTCTTCAGCTCTCGGGAGAATACGCAATGTACCAGGACGACAGTAGTTTAGATGGTGCTGAGGAATTCAATCTGGAGGAGATCCAGGACCCATTTTCTATTTCGACTTTAACATTGCTGGCACAGCAGCGGGATGCGGCACCCCCATTACCACCTAAGTCCAAAGAGGTCAAGAAGGTGCCAGTCAAGGATGACGTTGAACCAGATCCTGCCACACCATTACCACCAAAGTCTCAGCCAACAGTTACTCCAGAGAAGTCTATCATTGGTTGG AATGATGTCCACAACAGTCTTGTTCCAACGTTCGTCGCTGATGAAGAAGCACAAGCATTTTGTGATGCCATGAATTG TTTAAAGACAACATATTCAATCAAAGATCAAGAGAAGAATGCCGGCATTGTGTTGAGTCCCGTCCTCGAACACGTCGAACATCCATCAATGACCATTAAACTCACTGTCCAGGCTCGTTTTGCGAAGGACCCGGTCATTTTCACTTGTGATA TCAACTCTGAGGTCCACTTTGTGATCAGTCATGTCCTGTACATGATCTGTGATGATACGGCCACATCTTCTGCTGATGTTAAACTGGAAAACTACATACTGAAAGTTTATGCTCGCCAAGAGTTTCTTCTGAG tgacTCAATCCTTGGTGACTATGAGTATGTGCAGCATTGTCTAAAGCTTGATCTGGAGATCAAGTTCACCTTGCTTGATACCCAGAAAGTCAAAAGACCATATGAACGAAAC CCACCAGATCTCCATCCAATGGAAGCGCCCAGAATGTCAGAGTTGTCTGAATACAAGAAATTAGTAAGCAGAGAAAGTCTGATGATTCTAATGGACACCTTCACCAAGGAGATTGAGAAGCTTCTCAACCAGGCCATGGAGAGCGAGTTCAAGAAGATACAAACAAATGCCCTACTTGGGGCCGTGAAAGCTGTCTGTACCATCCTGAACACTGTGGAGACCACTGAGATTACCTTGGCGGTGAAGCGACTGCAGGCCCTTAGTAAGGAGCAGGGTCACGATGAGCGGCCATCTTCAACATATAATGA TCTGATAGCTGCAACGAACAAATATGATGAGCTGAATGGAGCAGTACAAGAGCTGTGTACGGCCGTAATCAACCTGATCCGCACTTATTGTAACCTGTACAATACAGACTTCGTCATCAGATTCCCGAGTCACACGAGCGGCGAGAAAGAGGACGCGAGTCAACTGTGTGATAGCGTCATCATACATGTGGCGACAGCCCATCATTTTGATGCCGAGTGGCCTACAAA GAATAGTCATAAAAAAGGTGCTAAAACAGGTGGTAAAACAACAAG GTATGACCACTTCCGTGTTTCATGTGGACTCTTCTACGGTGGGCGGCCGTTGTGTAAAAACGTCATGACTTCACAAGCAGTGATAACGACAGACAGCTTCCAGCCACGCATTGTCTGGGATGAGTGGATCCAGTTTCCATCGATGGGAGTTTCCATGTTGCCGAGGGAAACAAGATTGGCCTTGACTCTGGTTGGCTTTAGGACGGAGAAGGACGGATCGAGTAATGAAGTCCCCAAACAAATCAAGGTCAATCTTGGGTGGGCTGTGCTACCCATGTTTGATTACAAGGG CCATCTCACACAGGGTGACCAACTGCTTGCCCTCTGGCCTAACGAAGGTGCCAATCCTAGTGGCTCCACCCAGTGCAACATCCTGAAACCAGACGCTGTCCTTCTCCAAGTCAGCCTACCAGACTTTGGCCATCCGGTGATATTTCCGGATGTAAAACCCACAAAAGCAAG TGATCTAAGTGATGAGAAAAATGCACAAAG CCTGAAAAGACCATTTGAAGCGTTACACCCGTATGACCAGGAGCAGCTACTGGAGATCCTTGGCAAAGATTGTGTTACATT TGCCACGCCTGCTGAGAATGAAGTGCTATGGGAGAAGCGCTTCTATCTCCACGATCGTccagaagctctaccaaaggtCTTGCTAGCCGCACCAAACTggaattggtcaagtttagtCGATATCTATCGCTTGATTGATGAATGGACACCGATGAAGCCAACAGATGCATTGGAATTGTTGCTGCCTTT GTATGCTGATGAACATGTGCGGAATGTTGCCATCTCGTGGATCAAAAAAATGTGCGCTGATGAAATCTGTGACTACCTCCCGCAGCTTCTGCAAGCTTTGAAATATGAGCTGTACCACCAGAGTCCATTATCGCAGTTCTTGCTCGAAATGGCCATGACCAATGTTAGGATTGCACATCAGCTTTACTG GTTATTCAAGGAAGCGAGCTTGGATGTTCGATGCTGTTGGCGTTTCCACTTGATGAAGACCGCCCTTATGTCGATGGTTGGCAATGGCTTCAAGGAGGAGATAGAAAGAGAGGAACATCTGACGAAGGGTCTGACTACAGCTGCTATTTGTGTCAAGGCTGCGAAGGATGCAAAGGATAGAGAT ATGACATTGTTAAGAGAACTCGGCCTActttttgaagaatttgaagACCAAAGTATCGGCCTCCCTCTCGACCCTTCCCTGGTCATCACTGGCATCGAACTCAAATCATGCTCCTATTTCACGTCAAACGCATTCCCGCTCAAGCTGGTTTTCAAACACGACGAACCTCGTGCTGACCCACATTGTGTGATGTTCAAGGTCGGCGATGACCTTCGTCAGGACATGTTGACGATGCAGCTCATTAACATAATGGATAAAATGTGGTTGAAATCGGGACTGGATCTCAAGATCATTACGTTCAGGTGTTTGTCGACTGGTGAGAGAAAAG GGCTTGTCGAACTGGTGTCCGAGTCTCAGACTCTCAGACAGATTCAAGACCCCTATGGTGTGACGGGATCATTCAAAGACCGACCTCTTGCTGAGTGGTTAAAGAAGTACAACCCAACAGAGCTTGATTATAGGAAG GCCGTGGTAAATTTCACGCGGTCATGCGCTGGTTACTGTGTGGCAACGTATATCCTTGGTATCTGTGACCGTCATAACGACAACATCATGCTGAAGCAGACTGGCCACATGTTCCATATCGACTTTGGAAAGTTCTTAGGTGATGCACAGAGATTTGGCAACATCAAACG GGACCGAGTACCATTTGTTTTCACATCGGACATGGCATACGTCATCAATGGAGGTGACAAGGTGACGGACAACTTCCAGGAGTTTGTAGACCTTTGTTGTGAAGCATTTAACGTTTTACGGAAGAATGGCGCATTCCTGATCACGCTGCTTCGACTG ATGTCTGCCTCAGGTATTCCTGGAATCAACCACAATGCTGCCATGTACGTCCAGAGAGTATTACTGCCCGACTGCTCGGACACTGAAGCTATTGCTGCATTTACGAG AATGATCCAAGGCAGCCTGAAGTCAGTGTCAACACAGTTTAACTTCTTCCTGCACGCGATGGCTCAGAAGCGATTCTCTGGGCACCGGGAGGGCATGCTGCTGTCGTTCATACCAAAGACATACAG TGTAACAACTGATGGTCGCATCACCAATGTTGTCATAGAAGGATACCAGAAGAGATACAGCCCAGAAAAGTTTTAT ATTTACATCATCCGAGTCGATCGGGAAGATGAGAAAGTGCCAAACTTCATTATGCGGAAGTACCCAGAATTCCTGGAGTTCCACAAACGGTTGGTGGAGATGTTCCCAATGGTCAAGCTGCCTTCGCTGCCTGGAAA GGGTAGAAGAAGTAGTCGAAG GATAATGATTGGTCGAAGTAATGTCAAAGCCGTGGCTGACAAACGCAAGTCTGAACTTGAGATATTTCTCAGGGAGTTGCTAGCACTTGCTCCTGAAATCTCAGAG